The following proteins are encoded in a genomic region of Schistocerca serialis cubense isolate TAMUIC-IGC-003099 chromosome 9, iqSchSeri2.2, whole genome shotgun sequence:
- the LOC126418838 gene encoding uncharacterized protein LOC126418838 — MPRRCCMPNCRGNYDNGPKVSVFYFPSDENLRRKWLSAVHRQDWTPSKHSVICELHFNKDDILSSTSMYDPKTGILLTAPLDRRRLRKDAIPSKLPGCPSYLSSHQTAVREDPEIRRGRLENRALQIAIQESVDTHAKMIDAISFDSLEQMKTKLSECEKHSDWVVINKSDSVRLVLLKHNPYPRIFCHVVISSGLLLSVFNNDIEVKCIGNMKFPMKVNNIQVVSDVLKNIYLLYNSSEAPVDNILSLIDQLLQNLLEKLPGNETKITFLKEQISFLKCRSSTQFRYDTNSMIMWSLVHSISPHAYKFLRNTDSFSMPSPNTLSRLCSKLSTNPVIEQQGHQFMSYITNKVGTLSSDDKTVLLLMDEIHLKSQLDYKAGNVVGCAFNTEKFLCATSAYVFMVQSMESPYKDVVSILPVHTIQGDVLFSYIKAVIVKLEAVGFEVVGIVADNNAINKKAMSKFSTPPDGKIKYDHPVQSSPNRPLYYFVDTVHILKCIRNN; from the exons ATGCCCCGAAGGTGTTGTATGCCGAATTGCAGGGGCAATTACGATAATGGACCTAAagtcagtgtattttattttccatctgaCGAGAATTTAAGACGAAAATGGTTATCGGCTGTTCACAGACAGGACTGGACACCGAGTAAGCACTCTGTT ATATGTGAACTGCATTTCAACAAGGACGACATTTTAAGCAGTACCAGCATGTATGACCCGAAAACTGGTATACTCTTGACAGCACCGTTGGATCGTCGACGCTTGAGAAAAG atgctaTCCCATCGAAGTTGCCTGGATGCCCATCTTACTTGTCGAGTCATCAAACTGCAGTACGAGAGGACCCAGAAATTCGTAGGGGGCGTTTAGAAAAtcgtgctcttcaaattgctatccAAGAAAGTGTGGACACACATGCGAAAATGATTGATGCGATATCGTTCGATAGTttagaacaaatgaaaacaaagttgaGTGAATGTGAAAAGCACAGTGACTGGGTAGTGATAAACAAATCTGACAGTGTGAGACTAGTGTTACTAAAGCATAATCCTTACCCAAGAATTTTTTGCCACGTAGTTATAAGCAGTGGTTTATTACTCAGTGTCTTCAATAATGATATTGAAGTGAAATGTATTGGAAACATGAAATTTCCCATGAAAGTAAACAACATACAGGTGGTAAGTGATGTTCTTAAGaacatttatcttctgtataaTAGTTCTGAGGCTCCTGTAGataacattttgtctttaattgaccagttattgcaaaatttattagaaaagttgccaggaaacgaaactaaaattacatttttgaaggaacagatttcattttTGAAGTGCAGAAGTTCAACTCAATTTAGGTATGATACTAACTCTATGATAATGTGGTCATTAGTACATTCTATAAGCCCACATGCTTACAAATTTTTGAGGAACACTGACAGTTTTTCTATGCCTAGTCCTAACACCCTTTCAAGGCTTTGTAGTAAACTCTCAACAAATCCTGTCATTGAGCAACAGGGTCATCAGTTTATGAGCTACATCACAAATAAAGTAGGTACTTTATCCTCAGATGATAAAACTGTGCTCCTGTTGATGGATGAAATTCATCTGAAGTCTCAGCTTGATTACAAAGCTGGAAATGTTGTAGGATGTGCctttaacactgaaaaatttttgtgTGCAACCAGCGCCTATGTTTTTATGGTTCAGAGCATGGAATCACCTTACAAGGATGTGGTATCTATTCTGCCAGTTCATACTATTCAGGGTGATGTTCTGTTCTCTTACATTAAAGCAGTCATTGTTAAATTAGAAGCAGTTGGATTTGAGGTGGTTGGTATAGTAGCAGACAATAACGCAATTAATAAGAAAGCAATGTCTAAGTTTTCTACTCCTCCAGATGGAAAAATAAAGTATGATCACCCTGTACAGTCTTCTCCAAATCGcccattgtattattttgtggatactgtccatattttgaagtgTATCCGCAATAACTAG